A single window of Pseudarthrobacter defluvii DNA harbors:
- a CDS encoding amidohydrolase, with translation MPRSDATSRPTPVLYRNGSVYTAADPFATAMLVDGDTVAWVGSEQAASSIADDSMEIIDVRGALVAPGFVDSHIHLTETGIALESLQLGAVTSARGLLDAVAAAPGDGPVLGHGWDETGWADPTLPSAQELEQAAGGRPVYLSRVDVHSALVSASLAQSAGLQTKDGYDGGARVTRAAHAAARLATRHMPQAELKRHQARALAEAAANGYVAVAEMGAPHIGSADDLRLAAGWNVRGEGAHFPEVLPYWGELVSTEEQARALVGQFEGGIRGLAGDLNIDGSLGSRTAALRTGYSDAAQERGALYLSVEQAAAHLAACSLAGIQGGFHVIGDAGLDAALEALDLAAQEVGEQRVRAAGHRFEHVEMADAAAVAKLAHYSVTVSAQPAFDAAWGGPGGLYERRLGERSASMNPFAAFYSAGVPVCFGSDSPVTPLRPWAGVRACVEHNNPGQRISARAAFLGHTRAGWRAARHANPMAGQLVPGAPASFAVWEVEELMVQVADGRVQSWSTDPRARTPLLPALDTGSDPVCLQTVKNGAELFASPALRS, from the coding sequence ATGCCCCGTTCCGATGCCACCTCCCGTCCAACCCCCGTGCTGTATCGGAACGGATCCGTTTACACGGCCGCGGATCCATTCGCAACGGCGATGCTGGTGGACGGCGACACCGTGGCCTGGGTGGGGTCGGAGCAGGCCGCATCGTCCATCGCCGACGACTCGATGGAAATCATCGACGTTCGCGGCGCCCTGGTTGCCCCGGGGTTCGTGGACTCCCACATTCACCTGACAGAGACCGGGATTGCCCTGGAATCGCTGCAGTTGGGGGCCGTGACCTCTGCCCGCGGCCTGCTGGACGCCGTCGCCGCGGCCCCCGGCGACGGGCCCGTGCTCGGTCACGGCTGGGATGAGACCGGCTGGGCGGACCCCACCCTTCCCAGCGCCCAGGAACTGGAGCAAGCAGCGGGGGGACGGCCGGTCTACCTCTCGCGGGTTGACGTACATTCGGCGCTGGTTTCGGCGTCGCTGGCGCAGTCCGCAGGCCTGCAGACCAAGGACGGGTACGACGGCGGCGCCCGGGTAACGCGGGCGGCGCATGCGGCTGCCCGGCTGGCAACACGGCACATGCCGCAGGCGGAGCTGAAGCGGCACCAGGCGCGTGCCCTGGCGGAGGCTGCGGCCAACGGGTACGTAGCGGTGGCCGAAATGGGCGCGCCCCATATCGGCAGCGCCGACGATCTCAGGCTGGCTGCAGGATGGAACGTCCGCGGCGAGGGTGCGCACTTCCCCGAGGTACTGCCGTACTGGGGTGAACTGGTGTCAACCGAGGAGCAGGCCCGGGCCCTGGTTGGGCAGTTCGAAGGAGGCATCCGCGGGCTTGCCGGCGACCTCAACATCGATGGCTCGCTGGGTTCCCGTACTGCTGCGCTGCGCACCGGCTACAGCGATGCAGCACAGGAGCGCGGCGCGCTGTACCTCAGCGTGGAGCAGGCCGCGGCCCACCTCGCCGCCTGTTCCCTTGCCGGGATCCAGGGCGGCTTCCACGTAATCGGCGATGCCGGGCTTGACGCTGCGCTCGAAGCGCTGGATCTGGCCGCCCAAGAAGTGGGGGAGCAGCGCGTACGGGCCGCCGGCCACCGGTTTGAGCACGTGGAGATGGCTGATGCAGCAGCCGTGGCGAAGCTGGCGCATTACTCCGTGACCGTCAGCGCCCAGCCCGCCTTCGATGCCGCCTGGGGCGGACCAGGGGGACTTTACGAGCGGAGGCTGGGGGAGCGCAGCGCGTCCATGAACCCGTTCGCCGCCTTCTATTCGGCCGGGGTTCCTGTCTGCTTTGGCAGTGACAGCCCCGTTACACCCCTCCGTCCCTGGGCCGGCGTGCGCGCCTGCGTGGAACATAACAACCCCGGGCAACGCATCTCCGCGCGGGCAGCGTTCCTGGGCCACACCCGCGCCGGCTGGAGGGCAGCCCGGCACGCGAACCCCATGGCCGGGCAACTCGTGCCTGGGGCGCCCGCAAGTTTTGCGGTGTGGGAAGTGGAGGAACTGATGGTCCAGGTGGCCGATGGACGGGTGCAGTCCTGGAGCACCGATCCGCGGGCCCGCACCCCGCTGCTGCCGGCCCTGGACACGGGCTCGGACCCCGTATGCCTGCAGACCGTTAAAAATGGCGCCGAACTGTTCGCCAGCCCGGCCCTGCGTTCCTGA